The region TGGGCGGCTCGATCGCCACGCGCGTCGCGGCGGTGCGGCCGGATCTGGTGCGCACCCTCACTCTCGTCTCGCCCGCGCTGCCCGAGCTGCGCCCGCAGCGCACGGCGGTGCCGACCGGTCTGCTCGCGGTGCCCGGGGTGACCCGGCTGTTCACCCGCATGACGAAGGACTGGGACGCGGAGCGGCGCACCCGCGAAGTGATGTTGCTCACTTTCGGCGACCCGTCCCTTGTCGGCCGGGAGGACTTCGCCTACGCGGTCGAGGAGTTCGAGCGCAGGCTCGCCCTCCCGTACTTCTGGGACGCGCTGAGCCGCTCGGCACGCGGTGTCGTCGACTCGTACGCCCTGGGCGGCCAGCACTCCCTGTGGCGCCAGGCCGAGCGGGTGCTCGCCCCGACGCTGCTCGTCTACGGCGGCCGCGACCAACTGGTGTCCGTAAGGATGGCGCAGCGGGCGAACGCCACCTTCCGCGACTCGCGTCTGCTGACGCTGTTGGACGCCGGGCATGTGGCGATGATGGAGTATCCCGAAGCGGTGGCGCGCGGGATGCGCGAGCTGCTCGACGGCGTTGAAGAACGAGATGACCGGGACAGCCGGAAGGCGCGGGGGGCCGTACCGGCGTCCGGTGCGGACGGGAGCGGTGCGGCGCGTGGGTAAACACAGCGCACGTGGCAGCCAGGAGGGCCGGGAGCGCCGGTCCGCGGCGGCGGGCTCCGAACAGGGGCAGGGCTCGGGCCCCGAGTTCGTCGAGCACACCGCATCCGGCCCGGCCCCGGAGGACGACAGACCGGGCACCGGACGGCGTCGCGCCGCGGCGGGGCCCGGTGCCGTGGATCCCGGTGTGACCCCGCCGCAGGGCGTGCCGAGGCTGCCTCACGGAGCGGGCGGCCCCGCCGCGCGCACCAGGGGCGGGCATCCCGAGCAGCGCGAGGCGGGCGGCGGCTGGGGCGCGGTCGGTGGCCGCGGCGGCGGTCCGGGCGGAGCCAGGGGCCCCGGCGGTCCCGGTGGCCAGCGACCCCCTTACGGCATGCGCACCATGAACCCGCCGCAGCGCCCGACCACGGGCGGCACGGGCGGCGCGGCCGG is a window of Streptomyces violaceusniger Tu 4113 DNA encoding:
- a CDS encoding alpha/beta fold hydrolase codes for the protein MSSTEPPEARIVAAVPPASSVRVGAGEKLRAASVPGLTMTVRCRPPSASGLPPALFVHGLGGSSQNWSALMELLADRVEGEALDLPGFGDSPPPDDGNYSITGHARAVIRYLDAQDRGPVHLVGNSMGGSIATRVAAVRPDLVRTLTLVSPALPELRPQRTAVPTGLLAVPGVTRLFTRMTKDWDAERRTREVMLLTFGDPSLVGREDFAYAVEEFERRLALPYFWDALSRSARGVVDSYALGGQHSLWRQAERVLAPTLLVYGGRDQLVSVRMAQRANATFRDSRLLTLLDAGHVAMMEYPEAVARGMRELLDGVEERDDRDSRKARGAVPASGADGSGAARG